From Flavobacterium arcticum, the proteins below share one genomic window:
- a CDS encoding ABC transporter ATP-binding protein has protein sequence MDYFKKIFRFAKPYKKYAALNIFFNIFYALFSALSFVSLIPMLDVLFGEDKDKVVEKPVYTGILEVGDYVKAYMGHYMQTASEEHGQQFTLTIVISLIISLFLLKNMCNYWAMYFITFLRNGVLKDIRNAMYKKIVELPLAYFSEKRKGDTMARISSDVLEIQHSFLSILELIVREPLTIIFTIIVMLTISTKLTIFVFIFIPISGYAISLVGKSLKKRSDRAQKEQGYFLSIIEETLGGLKVIKGFNSEPYFNQKFQKSTDNFYHFSNKVLNRQNLASPTSEFLGIVVITVLLWYGGRMVLVEGTLKPSDFIVYMGLAYNILTPAKAISKASYGVKKGNAAAERVMEVLEQENPIKNKPSAIEKNYFEQDIVIENINFRYEEENVLKDFSLTVPKGQTVALVGQSGSGKSTIANLLTRFYDVQEGSIKIDGINIKDYKLSALRGLMGLVTQDSILFNDTIRNNIALGKENATDEEIIDALKIANAYEFVKDLPEGIQTNIGDGGNKLSGGQKQRLSIARAVLKNPPIMILDEATSALDTESERLVQQALENMMQNRTSVVIAHRLSTIQKADKIIVMKKGRIVEQGTHDELIMLDGNYKKLVTMQSFE, from the coding sequence ATGGATTACTTTAAAAAAATATTTCGCTTTGCGAAACCTTACAAAAAATATGCTGCACTAAATATTTTCTTTAATATTTTTTATGCTTTATTTAGTGCACTTTCTTTTGTATCTCTTATACCAATGCTTGATGTTCTCTTTGGAGAAGATAAAGACAAAGTTGTCGAAAAACCTGTTTATACAGGCATCCTAGAAGTAGGAGATTATGTAAAAGCATATATGGGACATTATATGCAAACAGCTTCTGAAGAACATGGTCAACAATTTACACTTACTATAGTAATATCACTTATTATATCCCTGTTCTTACTAAAGAATATGTGTAATTATTGGGCTATGTACTTTATTACCTTTCTGAGAAATGGTGTGCTTAAAGATATCAGGAATGCCATGTACAAAAAGATAGTAGAATTACCATTAGCATACTTTTCAGAAAAGAGAAAAGGAGACACTATGGCTCGTATCTCATCAGATGTATTAGAGATACAACACTCTTTCTTATCTATTCTGGAACTAATTGTACGTGAACCACTAACTATTATTTTTACAATAATTGTAATGTTAACAATAAGCACAAAGCTTACTATATTTGTTTTCATTTTTATCCCTATTTCAGGATATGCTATATCTTTAGTAGGAAAGTCACTAAAAAAGCGTTCGGATCGTGCCCAAAAAGAACAAGGATATTTCCTCTCTATCATTGAAGAAACATTAGGAGGACTTAAAGTAATAAAAGGTTTTAACTCTGAACCTTACTTCAATCAAAAATTTCAAAAATCTACTGACAATTTTTATCATTTTTCAAACAAAGTTCTTAATAGACAAAACCTTGCTTCACCAACTAGTGAATTTTTAGGCATAGTGGTTATCACTGTATTACTATGGTATGGTGGGCGCATGGTTTTAGTAGAAGGAACCTTAAAACCTTCGGACTTTATTGTTTATATGGGACTTGCCTATAATATACTTACTCCAGCAAAAGCTATTTCGAAAGCGTCCTATGGTGTTAAAAAGGGTAATGCCGCTGCCGAGCGGGTTATGGAAGTACTTGAACAGGAAAACCCTATAAAAAACAAGCCAAGTGCTATCGAAAAAAATTATTTTGAACAAGATATAGTTATAGAAAATATCAACTTCCGATATGAGGAAGAAAATGTTTTAAAAGATTTTTCACTTACAGTACCTAAAGGACAAACCGTTGCACTAGTAGGGCAATCAGGTAGCGGAAAAAGCACTATAGCTAACCTGCTTACTCGTTTTTATGATGTACAAGAAGGTAGTATTAAAATAGACGGTATTAATATAAAAGATTATAAGCTAAGTGCATTAAGAGGGCTTATGGGACTAGTAACACAAGATAGTATCTTGTTTAACGATACCATACGTAACAACATTGCTTTAGGTAAAGAAAATGCGACAGATGAAGAGATTATTGATGCCTTAAAAATAGCGAATGCTTATGAGTTTGTAAAAGACTTACCTGAAGGCATACAGACAAACATAGGCGATGGCGGAAACAAACTAAGTGGTGGGCAAAAACAACGCCTTAGTATAGCACGTGCTGTATTGAAAAACCCTCCTATAATGATTTTAGACGAGGCGACCTCTGCACTAGATACCGAAAGTGAAAGACTCGTACAACAAGCATTAGAAAATATGATGCAAAACCGTACTTCGGTAGTTATTGCTCATAGACTTTCTACAATTCAAAAAGCTGATAAAATCATAGTGATGAAAAAAGGGCGTATTGTAGAACAAGGTACGCACGACGAACTTATTATGCTAGATGGTAATTATAAAAAATTGGTAACAATGCAAAGTTTCGAATAA
- a CDS encoding phospho-sugar mutase, whose translation MDIEKSILDKVNIWLTPDFDTDTQNTIKEMMTSSPKELEESFYKNLEFGTGGMRGIMGPGTNRINKYTLGKATQGLSDYLKKSFPNKQIKVAIAYDCRHNSDTLAKVVADVFSANGIKVFLFSDMRPTPELSFAVKQLDCQAGIVLTASHNPPEYNGYKVYWEDGGQLVPPQDGEIINTIEALQYNQIRFEANESLIEYIDTAIDKAFIQSSLKNATFNTPQEAKDNLNIVFTSLHGTSIKLVPDVLEAAGYKNVHLVAEQAVPNGNFPTVKSPNPEEPEALAMATALADKVGADIVVGTDPDSDRLGVAVRNNEGVMTLLNGNQTMVLMTQFLLEQWKKHNKITDNQFIGSTIVSTPMMMELATTYNVECKVGLTGFKWIAKMIKDFPELEFIGGGEESFGYMVGDAVRDKDAVTSTLLVCEIAAQAKAKGSSMYQELLRLYTEFGFYKESLISLTKKGIEGAQEIKQMMIDLRENPLEEINGQRVVMVEDYQASSGKNLLTGETEELYLPKSNVLIYYLEDGSKICARPSGTEPKIKFYFSVNDTLDNVDDFVGIETMLTLRIEGIIKAMNLI comes from the coding sequence ATGGATATTGAAAAATCGATACTAGATAAAGTAAATATATGGCTAACGCCAGATTTTGACACTGATACACAAAATACTATAAAGGAGATGATGACCTCATCACCTAAAGAACTTGAAGAAAGTTTTTATAAAAACCTTGAGTTTGGTACAGGTGGTATGCGCGGTATTATGGGGCCTGGTACTAACCGAATTAATAAGTATACATTAGGTAAGGCTACACAAGGCTTATCTGACTATTTAAAAAAATCATTCCCAAACAAGCAAATTAAAGTTGCGATAGCTTATGATTGCCGACATAATAGTGACACACTTGCAAAAGTAGTTGCCGATGTATTTTCAGCAAACGGTATTAAGGTTTTCCTTTTCTCTGATATGCGCCCAACGCCTGAGCTTTCGTTTGCTGTAAAACAATTAGACTGCCAAGCAGGTATAGTACTTACAGCATCACACAATCCTCCCGAATATAACGGTTATAAAGTATATTGGGAAGATGGTGGGCAGCTTGTACCGCCACAAGATGGCGAAATTATAAATACCATTGAGGCTTTACAATACAATCAAATTAGGTTTGAAGCTAACGAAAGCCTTATAGAGTATATAGACACTGCTATTGATAAAGCATTCATACAGTCGTCACTAAAAAATGCTACTTTCAATACACCACAGGAAGCAAAAGACAACTTAAATATTGTATTTACCTCGTTACACGGAACTTCTATAAAATTAGTACCAGATGTATTAGAAGCTGCGGGATATAAAAACGTACACTTAGTAGCAGAACAAGCTGTACCTAACGGTAACTTTCCTACAGTAAAATCGCCAAACCCTGAAGAGCCAGAAGCACTTGCTATGGCCACAGCATTAGCGGATAAAGTAGGTGCAGATATTGTAGTAGGTACTGACCCTGACAGCGATAGACTTGGTGTAGCTGTTCGTAATAATGAAGGCGTCATGACATTGTTAAACGGTAACCAAACTATGGTACTGATGACGCAGTTTTTACTGGAGCAATGGAAAAAGCATAATAAAATAACCGACAATCAATTTATTGGGTCAACCATTGTATCTACCCCAATGATGATGGAACTTGCTACGACTTATAATGTAGAGTGCAAAGTGGGGCTTACAGGTTTTAAGTGGATTGCCAAAATGATAAAAGACTTCCCTGAACTTGAATTTATCGGTGGTGGAGAGGAAAGTTTTGGTTATATGGTAGGCGATGCTGTTCGCGATAAAGACGCAGTTACCTCTACCCTATTGGTATGCGAAATAGCAGCACAAGCTAAAGCAAAAGGTAGTTCGATGTATCAAGAATTACTACGTCTTTATACCGAGTTTGGTTTTTATAAAGAGTCGCTTATCTCGCTTACCAAAAAAGGTATTGAAGGGGCTCAGGAAATAAAGCAAATGATGATAGATCTACGTGAAAATCCGCTAGAAGAAATAAACGGACAACGTGTAGTTATGGTAGAAGATTATCAGGCATCATCGGGTAAAAACCTATTAACAGGTGAAACAGAAGAGCTGTACCTCCCAAAATCGAATGTGCTTATTTATTATCTAGAAGACGGTAGTAAAATATGTGCACGACCAAGTGGTACTGAGCCAAAAATTAAATTTTACTTTAGTGTAAACGATACACTGGACAATGTTGATGATTTTGTAGGAATAGAAACCATGCTTACCCTGAGAATTGAAGGCATTATAAAAGCAATGAACCTTATTTAA